Proteins encoded in a region of the Flammeovirga yaeyamensis genome:
- a CDS encoding AIPR family protein, with product MNNNINFELKNYLKELYIDIDASYYADEDNASKEDKFTEYVLEVLTDAQETDAARVASFIEEDIKEKVTCKLNGYAFDENYETVDLFITSYIHTDNHYTISTKATLEKIINQAKSFFNRSFKSGPNFLDPSNPAHEAAEVIFEKRNTFVRANIYVLTNAQVLSDTPKIELKKNSDVQLNIHVWDIERLNRLHRSKYNTEPIEIDLKNDFDTTIECLQMPTANDKYDCYLAIIPGELLADLYQIYGTRLLESNVRAFLQQTGKVNKGIKSTIIDDPDMFLPYNNGLATTALNIKIDATSGVPRIERLTDFQIVNGGQTTASLYYTRRNFGKKNNVDLKKVFVQTKITVIRDEVEKHDKVPLISRYANSQNKVTEIDLTSNNPFLQHIENHSRRTFAIDPHDKSKQTIWFFERVKGQYKEARNKEFTPARQKAFDTKYPKQQLVSKSDLSKFMNIWNREPYNVSKGAQKNYTEFMKIVKKEYKGKVPTVAYYHDLIANAILFKSTDNLFGNKRKGNNIGDTNIKALTVAYTLSYFHELTKNKLNLSKIWDDQTIDENLTNVLFTLLKHTYNFFENTTTGLKSEYAKKISAWEDLKNTNYQLDFERIKYYLVNQDTTPRFANEEEGGAMEVTLDLEKVKNVGIQYWDGLWNWIKTESQVLTTREKVMVQQIRKKLIQNKPLSEREINYGVDILSKLESLNLEVDKMKKLSTIKEEENKYNVSEIYNRLKLITRDDWDRITLLSEQSGKLDPKDLAISKKVFIKIRRNEPLLTNEYDSMNTFLEVGNKFGINV from the coding sequence ATGAATAATAATATAAATTTTGAACTAAAAAATTATTTAAAAGAACTTTACATTGATATCGATGCATCATATTATGCTGATGAAGATAATGCATCAAAAGAAGATAAATTTACGGAATATGTTTTAGAAGTTCTTACAGATGCACAAGAAACAGACGCTGCTCGTGTGGCAAGTTTTATTGAAGAAGATATTAAAGAAAAGGTGACATGTAAATTAAATGGATATGCTTTTGATGAGAATTATGAAACCGTAGATTTATTTATCACTTCATATATTCATACTGATAATCATTATACGATATCAACAAAAGCTACTTTAGAAAAAATTATTAACCAAGCTAAATCTTTTTTTAATAGATCTTTTAAATCAGGGCCTAACTTTTTAGACCCTTCTAACCCTGCTCATGAAGCTGCAGAGGTAATATTTGAAAAAAGAAACACATTTGTAAGAGCAAACATTTATGTGTTAACTAATGCTCAAGTTTTATCAGATACACCTAAAATTGAATTAAAGAAAAATTCTGATGTCCAATTAAACATTCATGTTTGGGATATTGAAAGGCTTAATCGTTTACACAGATCGAAATACAATACAGAGCCTATTGAAATAGATCTTAAAAATGATTTTGATACAACAATTGAATGTCTACAAATGCCTACAGCGAATGATAAGTATGATTGTTATTTAGCAATAATACCTGGTGAATTATTAGCTGATTTGTATCAAATTTATGGAACAAGATTACTAGAAAGTAATGTACGTGCTTTTCTCCAGCAAACAGGTAAAGTAAACAAAGGAATTAAAAGTACGATTATTGATGATCCTGACATGTTTTTACCATACAATAATGGGTTAGCAACTACAGCATTGAATATTAAAATTGATGCAACATCGGGAGTTCCTAGAATTGAAAGATTAACTGATTTTCAAATAGTTAATGGTGGTCAAACTACAGCTTCATTATATTATACTAGAAGAAATTTTGGTAAGAAGAATAATGTAGACCTTAAGAAGGTTTTTGTACAGACTAAAATTACTGTTATTAGAGATGAAGTAGAAAAACATGATAAGGTACCATTAATATCTCGATATGCTAATAGCCAAAATAAGGTAACTGAGATTGATTTAACATCTAATAATCCTTTCTTACAACATATTGAAAATCATTCAAGAAGAACTTTTGCTATTGATCCTCATGATAAATCTAAGCAAACAATTTGGTTTTTTGAAAGGGTTAAAGGTCAGTATAAAGAAGCAAGAAACAAAGAATTTACACCTGCTAGACAAAAAGCTTTTGATACTAAATACCCTAAACAACAATTAGTATCTAAATCAGATTTATCAAAATTCATGAATATTTGGAATAGAGAACCTTATAATGTTTCAAAAGGAGCTCAAAAGAATTACACTGAGTTCATGAAAATTGTTAAAAAAGAATACAAAGGAAAAGTTCCTACAGTTGCTTATTATCATGATTTAATAGCAAATGCAATTTTATTTAAATCAACCGATAATTTATTCGGTAATAAGAGAAAAGGTAATAATATTGGTGATACAAATATAAAGGCATTAACAGTGGCTTATACTTTATCTTATTTTCATGAATTGACAAAAAATAAATTAAACCTTTCTAAGATTTGGGATGATCAAACTATTGATGAAAATTTAACAAATGTATTATTTACGTTACTAAAACATACTTATAACTTTTTTGAAAATACAACTACAGGTCTAAAAAGTGAATATGCTAAAAAAATAAGTGCATGGGAAGATCTAAAAAATACTAATTACCAGCTTGATTTTGAAAGAATTAAATACTATTTAGTAAATCAAGACACAACACCAAGATTTGCAAATGAAGAGGAAGGTGGTGCAATGGAAGTTACCTTAGATTTGGAAAAAGTTAAAAATGTTGGAATACAATATTGGGATGGTTTGTGGAATTGGATTAAAACTGAATCACAGGTTTTAACAACAAGAGAAAAAGTAATGGTTCAACAAATAAGAAAAAAATTAATTCAAAATAAACCATTATCAGAAAGAGAAATTAATTATGGTGTGGATATTTTATCAAAATTAGAAAGTCTTAATCTTGAAGTTGATAAAATGAAAAAACTGAGTACTATCAAAGAGGAAGAAAATAAATATAATGTTTCTGAAATATATAATAGATTAAAATTAATTACTAGAGATGATTGGGATAGAATTACTTTGTTATCTGAACAATCTGGTAAATTAGATCCAAAAGATTTGGCAATTTCTAAGAAAGTTTTTATTAAAATAAGAAGGAATGAGCCATTACTAACAAATGAATATGATTCTATGAATACATTTCTTGAAGTTGGTAATAAGTTTGGAATTAATGTTTAA
- a CDS encoding Z1 domain-containing protein, which translates to MEDLYRSAQNIIHIMLNNSTKDEDAINNAINNVMLMPDYSSLDKGEMLEMILADLNINTKETTELVHDKVKPWLNDAKHTIKWDYWKRYKDYLLRKDASFPVDSIDEQTDKIIDKLVKPEKNISWDRRGLVVGHVQSGKTANFIGLINKAADIGYSLIIVIAGIHNTLRAQTQSRIDEGFIGRSSIDLINGNSGSKIGVGKIHDEGIIPIQSFTSADDEGDFNIDIATRLNISLDQTKHPVVLVIKKQKHVLENLISWLTRFANATPEGKLKISNIPMLMIDDEADNASVNTSKEIEEAKTINRHIRTLLNLFNQKSFIGYTATPFANLFIPDNWKNEHLNLVKEKEYEVGPDLFPKDFIINLPAPNNYMGAAQIFGYRDIEKDIDIEGLNIISYVTDQEPEFPLVINKNNKDDLPDTLPQSLKEAIKVFVLCSAARRVRGQGNKDHSMLIHIGRYVAWIDRVARLVNNELKEVLRNIKEGGILKELEVLFYEKIDATTQHILEQKGKYIDPKIKHLKWEDVKSELILAATKIEVKAVHGRTSTRGLEYTNVGNLNYHDYEKGYSVIAVGGDKMSRGVTLEGLMISYFLRTTKMYDSLMQMGRWFGYRPGYGDLCRLYTTTELMEWFRHVTIATEVMRDDFDMMSYQGKSPKDFRLKVLNSPTKLAITSAGKMKEFETLNISFSGSLLETYSLDRSIGSLENNLKQAEILLSKLKIDDAHKISNNFLWKNNFDTNIITEFLAGFISNQPNINGDILNQYIEKQEGLGTIEQWSIVLINNSSKNVVYRSLDSNKKIISKEAPINNYKIKVGSEPVELGLTVRNDISDTRYIGNLYQINKNSITGSKDRYIDLDQNGIGSSPKKDVIKERRKSEKKAVLIIYPLDPKSTETEFDKPIIGFALSFPEQDNDVKLEFSVRKSGSTDIDKGFEMEENYEV; encoded by the coding sequence ATGGAAGACTTATACAGAAGTGCTCAGAATATTATTCATATTATGTTGAATAATAGTACAAAAGATGAGGATGCAATTAACAATGCTATTAATAATGTTATGCTAATGCCTGATTATTCTTCATTAGATAAAGGTGAAATGTTGGAAATGATTTTGGCAGATCTTAATATTAATACTAAAGAAACTACAGAACTTGTACATGATAAAGTTAAACCTTGGCTGAATGATGCAAAACACACTATAAAGTGGGATTATTGGAAAAGATATAAAGACTACCTTTTAAGAAAAGATGCTTCATTTCCAGTTGATTCAATTGATGAACAAACAGATAAAATAATCGATAAACTTGTAAAACCTGAGAAAAATATTTCTTGGGATAGAAGAGGTTTGGTAGTTGGACATGTACAATCTGGTAAAACTGCTAATTTCATTGGGTTAATTAATAAAGCAGCAGATATTGGATATAGTTTAATAATTGTAATTGCAGGTATTCACAATACCTTAAGGGCGCAAACCCAAAGTAGAATAGATGAAGGTTTTATTGGTAGATCTAGTATCGATTTGATAAATGGTAATAGTGGTAGTAAAATAGGTGTCGGTAAAATACATGATGAAGGAATTATTCCTATTCAATCTTTTACATCTGCAGATGATGAGGGGGATTTTAATATTGATATCGCAACAAGGTTAAATATTAGTCTTGATCAAACTAAACATCCAGTAGTATTAGTAATAAAAAAACAAAAACATGTTTTAGAAAATCTAATTTCATGGTTAACTAGGTTTGCTAATGCTACACCAGAGGGTAAACTGAAAATTAGTAATATACCTATGCTAATGATAGATGATGAAGCTGATAACGCTTCTGTAAATACATCTAAAGAAATAGAGGAAGCAAAAACAATTAATAGACATATCAGAACCCTTTTAAATTTATTTAATCAAAAATCATTTATAGGGTATACAGCAACACCTTTTGCTAATTTATTTATTCCGGATAATTGGAAAAACGAACACCTTAACCTAGTAAAAGAAAAAGAGTATGAAGTTGGTCCTGATCTTTTTCCTAAAGACTTTATAATAAACCTCCCTGCACCTAATAATTATATGGGAGCGGCTCAAATCTTTGGTTACAGAGATATAGAAAAAGATATTGATATTGAAGGTTTAAATATTATAAGCTATGTAACTGATCAAGAACCAGAATTTCCACTTGTTATTAATAAAAATAATAAAGACGATTTACCCGATACTTTACCTCAAAGCTTAAAAGAGGCTATTAAAGTCTTTGTTTTATGTTCTGCTGCTAGAAGAGTAAGAGGACAAGGAAATAAAGACCATTCCATGTTAATTCATATTGGTAGATATGTGGCATGGATAGATAGAGTAGCTAGATTAGTAAATAATGAATTAAAAGAAGTCCTTAGAAACATTAAAGAAGGAGGAATCTTAAAGGAACTAGAGGTATTGTTTTATGAGAAAATTGATGCAACTACACAACACATTTTAGAACAAAAAGGTAAGTATATAGACCCTAAGATAAAGCATCTAAAGTGGGAAGATGTCAAATCGGAATTAATTTTAGCTGCTACAAAAATAGAAGTAAAAGCAGTACATGGCAGAACAAGTACAAGAGGTTTAGAATATACCAATGTGGGAAATCTAAATTACCATGATTATGAGAAAGGGTATTCAGTAATAGCAGTTGGCGGAGATAAAATGTCAAGAGGAGTAACTTTAGAAGGGTTAATGATAAGTTACTTTTTGCGTACAACAAAAATGTACGATTCTTTAATGCAAATGGGAAGATGGTTTGGTTATAGACCAGGATATGGTGATTTGTGTAGATTATATACAACAACAGAATTGATGGAATGGTTTAGACATGTTACCATTGCTACAGAAGTTATGAGAGACGACTTTGATATGATGTCATACCAAGGTAAATCACCTAAAGACTTTAGACTAAAGGTTCTAAATAGCCCAACAAAACTTGCCATAACATCAGCAGGAAAAATGAAAGAATTTGAAACTTTGAATATTTCATTTTCTGGATCATTATTAGAAACATATTCTCTTGACAGATCAATAGGTTCGTTAGAGAATAATCTTAAACAAGCTGAAATTTTACTTTCGAAACTGAAAATTGATGATGCCCATAAAATAAGTAATAACTTTTTGTGGAAAAATAATTTTGATACAAATATTATCACTGAATTTTTAGCTGGTTTTATCTCCAACCAACCAAATATAAATGGTGATATTTTAAATCAATATATAGAAAAGCAAGAAGGTTTAGGAACCATAGAACAATGGTCAATTGTATTAATTAATAATTCTTCCAAGAATGTGGTTTATAGAAGCTTAGACTCTAATAAAAAAATAATTTCAAAAGAAGCTCCAATAAATAACTATAAAATTAAAGTTGGTAGTGAACCTGTTGAGTTAGGTTTAACTGTTAGAAATGATATAAGTGATACGAGATATATTGGGAATTTATATCAGATCAATAAAAACTCAATTACAGGTTCAAAAGATAGATATATTGATCTTGATCAAAATGGAATAGGATCTTCACCTAAGAAAGATGTTATCAAAGAAAGAAGAAAATCTGAGAAAAAAGCTGTATTGATAATTTACCCATTAGATCCTAAATCAACCGAAACAGAATTTGATAAACCAATTATAGGTTTTGCCTTATCATTTCCTGAACAGGACAACGATGTGAAATTAGAATTTTCTGTAAGAAAGTCAGGATCTACAGATATAGATAAGGGATTTGAAATGGAAGAAAATTATGAAGTATAG
- a CDS encoding DNA cytosine methyltransferase: MNFIDLFAGCGGLSEGFLNADKSNHGLAHVEWELPMVRTLRNRLHKKWNHSSEEARNSVIHFDIQKSEELINGNWTKESILDYGKSNGELPKEKGLKGLVGNKSVDVIIGGPPCQAYSIAGRAQDKDSMKEDYRNYLFESFVKVVKEFTPKLFVFENVPGMLSATPGGKPVTERIFEAFDEIGYSILKPNKLRRAIFSAVDFGVPQKRNRVILVGLNKKWSEENSITLDDVYNSIKDQFSNNKISIKSAIGNEPKHYPLKEPQKFFKRKVSHLPNGLDLENINENQIARFQNDRDISFFREWIKDSWNDKPSKDKIAFYNHKFNKDSKHAKYRNLEWDKPSPTIVAHLNKDGLMFLHPDPEQARSITVREAALLQSFPKDYEFNESMGFNYKMIGNAVPPKMAEGIAKGISKFI; the protein is encoded by the coding sequence ATGAACTTCATAGATTTATTTGCAGGTTGTGGAGGACTTTCTGAAGGCTTTCTTAATGCTGATAAAAGTAATCATGGACTTGCTCATGTAGAATGGGAGTTACCCATGGTAAGAACTTTACGAAATAGGCTTCACAAAAAATGGAATCATTCAAGTGAAGAAGCAAGAAATAGTGTTATCCATTTTGATATTCAAAAATCTGAGGAATTGATTAATGGTAATTGGACAAAAGAATCCATTTTAGATTATGGGAAATCAAACGGTGAATTACCTAAAGAAAAAGGATTAAAAGGATTGGTTGGAAATAAAAGTGTGGATGTTATTATTGGAGGACCACCATGCCAAGCATATTCAATAGCAGGTAGAGCTCAAGATAAGGACTCAATGAAAGAAGACTATCGTAATTATTTATTTGAGAGTTTTGTAAAAGTAGTAAAAGAGTTTACTCCAAAATTATTTGTCTTTGAAAATGTTCCTGGAATGCTTAGTGCAACACCAGGTGGGAAACCTGTTACAGAAAGAATATTTGAAGCTTTTGATGAAATAGGGTATTCTATTTTGAAACCTAATAAGCTTAGAAGAGCCATTTTTTCAGCAGTAGATTTTGGTGTTCCTCAAAAGAGAAATCGAGTAATTTTAGTAGGACTTAATAAAAAGTGGTCTGAAGAAAATTCAATAACATTGGATGATGTTTATAATTCAATTAAAGACCAATTTTCTAATAATAAAATATCTATAAAAAGTGCCATAGGCAATGAACCTAAGCATTACCCATTAAAGGAACCTCAAAAATTTTTTAAAAGAAAGGTATCTCATCTTCCTAATGGTTTAGATCTTGAAAATATCAATGAAAATCAAATAGCACGTTTTCAAAATGATAGAGATATTTCTTTTTTCAGGGAATGGATAAAGGATAGTTGGAATGATAAACCTTCTAAAGATAAAATAGCATTTTATAATCATAAGTTTAATAAAGATTCTAAACATGCTAAATACAGAAACCTTGAATGGGATAAACCATCTCCAACAATTGTAGCACATTTGAATAAAGATGGGTTAATGTTTCTTCATCCCGATCCGGAACAGGCTAGGTCAATTACAGTTAGAGAGGCTGCGTTGCTTCAGTCTTTTCCTAAAGATTATGAATTTAATGAATCAATGGGATTTAATTATAAAATGATTGGGAATGCTGTACCTCCAAAGATGGCAGAAGGAATTGCTAAGGGTATATCAAAATTTATCTAA
- a CDS encoding DNA cytosine methyltransferase produces MTKKYTYIDLFAGAGGLSIGFGNQGFDLEIANDIAKPALDTLKYNTAKYLHPEMNLDRIIHGDIIELYEHLGVGAVEQESQGHKVIKTMAEENLRKKAPSVKDDDDINKILSEITSVDVLVGGPPCQGFSMIGRSKKATLEERAKGFIDDPRNQLFKYYLKFAEKLSPKLVLIENVKGLASASGYRDLIEETLRKTGNLGYNVHSEILNAKDFGVPQNRERIFFIGVRNDIVSKDITAKYIFDLLLQEKVKKELTLKETIFDLPQIGVNPKPNNYDSKNEIAFGKHNYFGENISKGEFLEIVDQNKSKNYRNEINSYNGELITPEHLFNHKSRYNNERDLFIYKHLVEGKYLNDPKNKKALSKVTYGISVDKEGNKAVRSFGDKYFKLNSKGVSKTIIAHLETDGNSYVHPGEKPRSITPREAARIQSFPDWYFFTGSTRNQFKQIGNAVPPLLASKIAKQFKIVLDSLNK; encoded by the coding sequence ATGACTAAAAAATATACATATATAGATTTATTCGCAGGTGCAGGAGGTTTGTCAATAGGTTTTGGTAACCAAGGTTTTGATCTTGAAATTGCTAATGACATTGCTAAACCAGCACTAGATACTTTAAAATACAATACAGCAAAGTATTTACACCCGGAAATGAATTTGGATCGTATTATTCATGGTGATATTATTGAATTATATGAACACTTGGGTGTAGGAGCTGTTGAGCAGGAAAGTCAAGGCCATAAAGTTATTAAGACAATGGCAGAAGAGAATCTTAGAAAAAAAGCACCCTCAGTAAAAGATGATGATGATATTAATAAAATCTTGAGTGAGATAACTTCAGTTGATGTATTAGTAGGAGGTCCTCCTTGTCAAGGATTTTCAATGATTGGTCGTTCAAAAAAAGCAACTCTTGAGGAGAGGGCAAAAGGTTTTATAGATGACCCAAGAAATCAACTATTTAAATATTACTTAAAATTTGCTGAAAAATTATCTCCAAAATTAGTTCTTATTGAGAATGTTAAAGGATTAGCATCAGCCTCAGGTTATAGAGATCTTATCGAAGAAACATTAAGAAAAACTGGTAATTTAGGGTACAATGTACATTCTGAAATATTGAATGCTAAAGATTTTGGTGTTCCTCAAAATAGAGAAAGAATATTCTTTATTGGTGTTAGAAATGATATAGTTTCAAAAGATATTACAGCTAAATATATCTTTGATTTACTACTCCAAGAAAAAGTAAAAAAAGAATTAACTTTAAAAGAAACAATTTTTGATTTACCTCAAATTGGAGTAAACCCTAAGCCTAATAATTATGATTCTAAAAATGAAATTGCATTTGGTAAACATAATTATTTTGGAGAAAATATATCAAAAGGTGAATTCTTAGAAATAGTTGACCAAAATAAATCAAAAAATTATAGAAATGAGATCAATTCTTATAATGGTGAGTTAATTACCCCTGAACATTTATTTAACCATAAATCTAGGTATAATAACGAAAGAGATCTTTTTATATATAAGCACCTTGTGGAAGGAAAATACCTTAATGATCCAAAAAATAAGAAAGCTCTTTCAAAAGTTACATACGGTATTTCTGTTGATAAAGAAGGAAATAAAGCTGTTAGAAGTTTTGGTGATAAATATTTTAAATTGAATTCCAAAGGTGTATCTAAAACAATAATAGCACATCTAGAAACAGATGGTAATTCCTATGTTCACCCAGGGGAAAAGCCGAGAAGCATAACACCTAGAGAAGCTGCTAGAATACAATCGTTTCCTGATTGGTATTTCTTTACTGGGTCCACAAGAAATCAATTTAAACAAATTGGAAATGCTGTTCCACCATTATTGGCTTCGAAGATTGCAAAGCAATTTAAAATAGTATTGGATAGCTTAAATAAATAA
- a CDS encoding PD-(D/E)XK motif protein — MKYRIKEIFEQQTNQSELEVDFITNKINSSQSVNISIGTILITGAKTLVIDLSDSVSVNDEMLKSFKGVTIQKIIRKDSRNNITFILQDSTLYDIFCLFINDVVEECNDKENEQEIITIIYRKITKWSQLFGKVRKGGLTPNQQVGLYGELLFIKLLLKEKIDSFDVIKSWVGPQGDNQDFFINNSAVEIKTSIKNHPLIKISNEYQLDKTNRENLHLVLFELDRKNNDDNTLPSLIYEIEHLLEHDSLIEGFYSNLEIIGYHPSDDKLYSNTSYYEKNILTYEVTDEFPKILSSNTNKQIVNISYEIELSAIQNYIIDNNKPFDIYL; from the coding sequence ATGAAGTATAGAATAAAAGAAATTTTTGAGCAACAGACGAATCAATCCGAATTGGAAGTTGATTTTATTACAAATAAAATAAACTCTTCTCAATCCGTTAATATTTCAATAGGTACGATTTTAATCACTGGAGCAAAGACTTTAGTAATTGACTTGTCTGACTCTGTATCAGTGAATGATGAAATGTTGAAGTCATTCAAGGGAGTAACAATACAAAAAATAATTAGAAAAGATTCTAGAAATAATATTACGTTCATTCTTCAAGATTCTACTTTGTATGATATTTTCTGTTTGTTTATTAATGATGTTGTAGAGGAATGTAATGACAAAGAAAATGAACAAGAGATAATAACTATTATTTATCGTAAGATAACAAAATGGTCCCAACTTTTTGGGAAAGTTAGAAAAGGAGGTTTAACACCAAACCAACAAGTTGGACTTTATGGAGAGTTGTTATTCATAAAACTACTACTAAAAGAAAAAATTGATTCTTTTGATGTTATTAAATCATGGGTAGGACCACAAGGTGATAATCAAGATTTTTTTATTAACAATTCTGCTGTAGAGATTAAAACTTCTATTAAAAATCATCCTTTAATAAAAATAAGTAATGAGTATCAATTGGATAAAACTAATAGAGAAAACTTACACTTAGTTTTATTTGAACTTGATAGGAAAAATAATGATGATAATACCTTACCAAGTCTTATTTATGAAATTGAACACTTATTAGAACATGATTCATTAATTGAAGGGTTTTATTCTAATTTAGAAATAATAGGGTATCACCCAAGTGATGATAAATTATATTCTAATACATCCTATTATGAAAAGAATATTCTTACTTATGAAGTTACTGATGAATTTCCGAAAATTTTGTCATCAAATACTAATAAACAGATAGTAAATATTTCTTATGAAATTGAACTATCAGCTATACAAAACTATATAATTGACAACAACAAACCTTTTGATATTTACCTATAA
- a CDS encoding ATP-binding protein codes for MLENYSYNEDVIEIVPPKASAMINTFRAIGYDLPSAIADIIDNSITAKAKNIWINYHWDGDKSRLIIKDDGLGMSKLELIEGMTPGSKNPNDERSDDDLGRFGLGLKTASFSQCKMLTVATKKVDMQVIKRCWDLDFVNKTGEWKLLDFISDINLLDNLNDVKSGTVVIWEKLDRLIGEDISIDNEVVKSVFLEKIEEVERHLSMVFHRYIEKGKINLYMNGYKLDPWDPFMKGVIGGEVLATEEMYNGRVKVKGYILPHASNLSEEQLKKAEGHQGWFESQGFYVYRNERLLIHGGWLGMFPKMEHYKLARVLIDIPNNTDFDWQIDIKKSTAIPPSYLRKDLEKVALIARKKASEVHKFRGKEVMRRANSTAIGAFQPLWNVVKTRENGFLYSINYKHQLIDRILNNDTITKKEVKQVLDFVSKSLPVETIIQNQYEDPQKHDLRKPFKELDPNTVNIARTIYTMKLNDGLSQDQAIQHILNMEPFNNYPQLEDTLRN; via the coding sequence ATGTTGGAAAATTACTCATATAATGAGGATGTAATTGAAATTGTACCACCAAAGGCAAGTGCAATGATCAATACATTTCGTGCCATAGGTTATGATTTACCAAGTGCGATTGCAGATATAATTGATAATTCGATTACCGCAAAAGCTAAAAATATATGGATAAATTATCATTGGGATGGAGACAAAAGCAGGTTAATTATAAAAGATGATGGTTTAGGTATGTCTAAACTAGAGCTTATTGAAGGAATGACTCCAGGTAGTAAAAATCCAAATGATGAAAGAAGTGATGATGACTTAGGGAGATTTGGCTTAGGTTTAAAGACAGCTTCTTTTTCGCAATGTAAAATGCTTACTGTTGCAACTAAAAAAGTAGACATGCAAGTAATTAAAAGATGTTGGGATTTGGATTTTGTCAATAAAACAGGTGAATGGAAACTACTAGATTTTATTTCAGATATAAATTTATTAGATAATCTAAATGATGTCAAAAGTGGGACAGTTGTTATTTGGGAAAAGTTAGATCGACTTATTGGGGAAGATATTTCAATAGATAATGAGGTCGTTAAAAGTGTTTTTCTTGAAAAAATTGAAGAAGTAGAAAGACATTTGTCAATGGTTTTTCATAGATATATTGAAAAGGGAAAAATTAATTTATACATGAATGGCTACAAATTAGACCCATGGGATCCCTTCATGAAAGGTGTGATCGGTGGAGAGGTGTTGGCTACAGAGGAAATGTATAATGGTAGAGTAAAAGTTAAAGGTTATATTTTACCACATGCCTCCAATTTATCTGAAGAACAATTAAAAAAAGCAGAAGGTCATCAAGGTTGGTTTGAGAGTCAAGGATTTTATGTTTACCGAAATGAAAGGTTATTAATTCATGGAGGTTGGTTAGGTATGTTTCCAAAAATGGAGCATTATAAATTAGCTAGAGTACTTATTGATATACCTAATAATACTGATTTTGATTGGCAAATTGATATAAAAAAATCAACTGCTATTCCACCTTCTTATTTAAGGAAAGACTTAGAAAAAGTAGCTTTAATTGCGAGAAAAAAAGCATCTGAAGTACATAAGTTCAGAGGAAAAGAAGTAATGAGAAGGGCAAATTCTACAGCTATAGGTGCTTTCCAACCTTTGTGGAATGTCGTAAAAACTAGAGAAAATGGCTTTTTATATTCCATAAATTATAAACATCAATTAATTGACCGAATATTAAATAATGATACAATAACTAAGAAAGAAGTTAAACAGGTTTTAGATTTTGTTAGTAAATCTCTGCCTGTAGAAACAATTATTCAAAACCAATACGAAGATCCTCAAAAACATGATTTGAGAAAACCATTTAAGGAATTAGATCCAAATACAGTAAATATTGCTAGAACTATATATACCATGAAACTGAATGATGGTTTATCTCAAGATCAAGCAATTCAGCATATACTTAATATGGAACCTTTCAATAACTATCCACAACTAGAAGATACATTAAGAAATTAA